A window of Apium graveolens cultivar Ventura chromosome 8, ASM990537v1, whole genome shotgun sequence contains these coding sequences:
- the LOC141679693 gene encoding uncharacterized protein LOC141679693: MEAANKIIFQGIKKRLGESKRRWTEELPWVLWAYKTTPRSSIGETPFRLEYGTDALVPFVVGFKSYRTKVYNMEDNNFGLRENVDFLEKEREASHQKNKKYLLQTAQYHDSGIKKRSFGVREREFAASMPTRQGKLQPNWEGPYKVVEVIRKKTYKLEALAGEAIKNPWYASCL; the protein is encoded by the coding sequence ATGGAAGCAGCCAACAAGATAATCTTTCAAGGAATTAAAAAAAGATTGGGTGAATCCAAAAGAAGATGGACCGAGGAGCTACCCTGGGTCTTATGGGCTTACAAAACAACTCCCAGATCATCCATTGGGGAAACTCCCTTTAGACTGGAATATGGAACAGATGCCCTAGTTCCGTTCGTAGTCGGCTTTAAGTCTTATCGAACAAAAGTCTACAATATGGAAGACAACAACTTCGGACTAAGGGAGAACGTAGACTTTCTAGAAAAAGAGAGGGAAGCTTCTCACCAAAAAAACAAAAAGTACCTACTGCAGACCGCCCAATACCATGATTCGGGAATTAAGAAAAGGTCATTCGGTGTTCGTGAACGAGAATTTGCTGCATCCATGCCAACAAGACAAGGGAAACTTCAGCCAAACTGGGAAGGACCTTACAAGGTGGTTGAGGTCATTCGTAAAAAAACTTACAAGTTGGAAGCACTAGCTGGAGAAGCCATTAAGAACCCTTGGTATGCTAGTTGCCTTTAG